From the Rhodoferax mekongensis genome, one window contains:
- a CDS encoding TRAP transporter small permease, which produces MTLHSSLPLSGGAAESRPVETSAEALVASFAEADQHTVDLSGYGVEDWICLGFFWTMAGLVFLQFFSRYVLNDSFAWTEELAVYCLMPVVFIGASMCVRRVRHIQVNLIYRYLPVPAGRVLSTAVDIAALAFYSYGAWLVARYALAVDNEPMTTINWNKSHVYWLAFAGFALMSVRALQVGIENWRRGFSPLQNPGYFDGSDD; this is translated from the coding sequence ATGACGCTTCACAGCTCCCTGCCCTTGTCGGGCGGCGCAGCCGAATCACGTCCCGTCGAGACCAGCGCGGAAGCGCTGGTCGCCAGCTTCGCAGAGGCCGACCAGCACACGGTCGACCTCTCGGGCTACGGCGTCGAAGACTGGATTTGCCTGGGCTTTTTCTGGACCATGGCCGGCCTGGTTTTTCTGCAGTTTTTCAGCCGCTATGTGCTGAACGACTCGTTTGCCTGGACCGAAGAACTCGCCGTGTACTGCCTGATGCCGGTGGTGTTTATCGGCGCCTCCATGTGTGTGCGCCGTGTGCGGCACATTCAGGTCAACCTGATTTACCGCTACCTGCCGGTGCCTGCAGGCCGCGTGCTGTCTACTGCCGTGGACATTGCGGCACTCGCCTTCTACAGCTACGGTGCCTGGTTGGTTGCGCGCTATGCGCTGGCCGTGGACAACGAGCCCATGACCACCATCAACTGGAACAAGAGCCATGTGTACTGGCTGGCCTTTGCCGGCTTTGCACTGATGAGCGTGCGTGCCTTGCAGGTGGGCATTGAGAACTGGCGCCGCGGCTTCTCCCCGCTGCAAAACCCCGGCTACTTCGACGGCTCGGACGACTGA
- a CDS encoding aromatic ring-hydroxylating dioxygenase subunit alpha produces the protein MFPLNTWYVAARSEEIPSDRPLGRRICNIPMALFRNSAGVPAAVEDFCPHRGAPLSLGKVEGDTLVCGYHGLAMGCDGKTVSMPCQRVRGFPANRSFPLHEEHGFVWVWPGDATKADVANIPKFEWLGNPQFGYGGGLYEIACDYRLMIDNLMDLTHETYVHSTSIGQKEIDEVPCQTRVDGDHVITERYMEGIEAPPFWKMALRMNGLPDDQLVDRWQICHFTPPSHIMIEVGVALQGHGGYKAPDEFKAASWVVDFITPKTDTSIHYFWGMARKFKPQDAELTAQIREGQGKIFAEDQEMLERQQQNLLAYPERKLLMLNIDTGGVQSRKVIDRVVAAERNPAAAEAAA, from the coding sequence ATGTTTCCTCTCAACACCTGGTACGTTGCTGCCCGCAGCGAAGAGATCCCTTCTGACCGCCCCTTGGGCCGCCGCATTTGCAACATCCCCATGGCGCTGTTCCGCAACAGCGCGGGCGTGCCCGCCGCGGTGGAAGACTTCTGCCCGCACCGGGGCGCCCCGCTCTCGCTGGGCAAGGTCGAAGGTGACACGCTGGTCTGCGGCTACCACGGCCTGGCCATGGGCTGCGATGGCAAAACCGTGTCCATGCCCTGCCAGCGCGTGCGCGGCTTTCCGGCCAATCGCAGCTTTCCGCTGCATGAGGAACATGGCTTTGTGTGGGTCTGGCCCGGCGATGCCACGAAGGCGGACGTGGCCAACATTCCGAAGTTCGAATGGCTGGGCAATCCGCAGTTCGGCTACGGCGGCGGCTTGTACGAGATTGCCTGCGACTACCGCCTGATGATCGACAACCTGATGGACCTGACGCACGAAACCTATGTGCACAGCACCAGCATCGGCCAAAAGGAAATTGACGAAGTGCCCTGCCAGACCCGCGTGGACGGCGACCATGTGATCACCGAGCGCTACATGGAAGGCATTGAAGCGCCCCCTTTCTGGAAGATGGCCCTGCGCATGAACGGCCTGCCTGACGACCAGCTGGTGGACCGCTGGCAAATCTGCCACTTCACGCCGCCAAGCCACATCATGATTGAGGTGGGTGTGGCACTGCAGGGCCACGGCGGCTACAAGGCGCCGGACGAGTTCAAGGCCGCAAGCTGGGTGGTGGACTTCATCACCCCCAAAACAGACACGTCCATCCACTACTTCTGGGGCATGGCGCGCAAGTTCAAGCCGCAAGACGCCGAGCTGACCGCGCAGATCCGCGAAGGCCAGGGCAAGATTTTTGCGGAAGACCAAGAGATGCTGGAGCGCCAACAACAAAACCTGCTGGCCTACCCCGAGCGCAAATTGTTGATGCTGAACATCGACACCGGGGGCGTGCAGTCCCGCAAGGTGATTGACCGCGTGGTGGCCGCAGAGCGCAACCCGGCTGCGGCAGAGGCGGCGGCATGA
- a CDS encoding FadR/GntR family transcriptional regulator — MPFQPIEPRRLYRQIADQLRQLIQTGEFAVGSKLPAERDLATKMGVSRPSVREALIALEVEGLIEVRMGSGIVVIARESVRMLDNAPGPLEIIRARQLIECELAALAAKSTDPTLVPDLLETLRDMEADIAARTLPIRGDRAFHIRIAQASDNSALQAVVTQLFDERNGPLFQKLGGHFEREATWKAAVDEHRAVVDAIAAHDPDMARAAMSGHLDHSHERFSAGWTTPTDA; from the coding sequence ATGCCGTTTCAACCCATAGAGCCCCGCCGGTTGTACCGCCAGATTGCGGACCAGCTGCGCCAACTCATCCAGACCGGCGAATTCGCGGTGGGCAGCAAGCTGCCGGCCGAGCGAGACCTGGCCACCAAGATGGGCGTGTCCCGCCCGTCCGTGCGTGAAGCGCTGATCGCGCTGGAAGTCGAAGGCCTGATCGAAGTCCGCATGGGCTCGGGCATCGTGGTCATAGCCCGCGAAAGCGTGCGCATGCTGGACAACGCGCCCGGCCCGCTGGAAATCATCCGCGCCCGCCAGCTCATCGAATGCGAGCTGGCTGCACTCGCCGCGAAAAGCACCGACCCCACCCTGGTGCCTGACCTGCTGGAAACCCTGCGCGACATGGAGGCTGACATCGCCGCGCGCACTCTGCCCATACGCGGGGACCGCGCCTTTCACATCCGCATCGCGCAGGCCAGCGACAACAGCGCTTTGCAAGCGGTAGTCACCCAGCTGTTTGACGAGCGCAATGGGCCCCTGTTCCAAAAACTGGGCGGCCACTTTGAGCGCGAAGCCACCTGGAAAGCCGCGGTGGACGAGCACCGCGCCGTGGTCGACGCCATTGCCGCGCACGACCCCGACATGGCGCGCGCTGCCATGAGCGGCCACCTGGACCATTCGCACGAACGCTTCTCTGCCGGCTGGACTACCCCCACTGACGCCTGA
- a CDS encoding DEAD/DEAH box helicase produces MNRKRTPPLPAAPSPPEPDADGTVIGQFRPRITLMTLGRGEGLLGLKPQGKLGPRGDSVTLAQFDWTYRTPAGDRWETPAPSSILNSRPAEFAELFDTGGPVVRLQRNLVAEADAMDTVWDMGFVPLADATFQWRSQKQRPHLGSVWTLPQEEHFGDFWADQVPQLQAQGWTVVVQPGFAHESVAVERWKLILSPDTGEVLGKELASPLVKPARGVEKLALPGREGEWLLSLGIEIEGETLDLAPMLANLIKRDPRWLTASYLDTLDDLATVSLRAPGGKRIDAEAGPLKAIVGAMVDLLTDPQRMAPKGPFQLGAWEARRINTLRACLLDASRVGAHQGWQLEGDVGLASLAKRLHTIGQPQPVSAPAGLQVQLRPYQLEGLAWLQYLRAQHLGGILACDMGLGKTAQALAHVLLEKQAGRLDRPVLVVLPTSLLFNWQAEARRMAPDLRVLNLHGPDRAALFADMPAHDLVLTTYPLLWRDIEALAAQLFHLVILDEAQMVKNAASRSARALRQLQSRHRLCLTGTPLENHLGELWAQFDWLMPGFLGDQRSFAARWRKPIEENGETVRAALLAQRVRPFILRRRKQDVATELPPRTEVIQRVQLQGRQRELYESVRVAADKQVRRVLQRQNFAGAQISILDALLKLRQVCCDPFLVKGSEIGADMERAKLHALIDLLAPLVDEGRRVLVFSQFTELLELIADVLSALRLPFLSLTGNTRPAQRGEVVQRFQSLDVPVLLVSLKAGGVGLNLTAADTVIHMDPWWNPAVEEQATARAHRIGQDQPVFVYKLVVEGSIEERMLELQARKLALADSVLGHDAEGAAKFDEADLQALLAPLGALMEQGQTPEAAARRWGRTGSRVEGV; encoded by the coding sequence ATGAACCGCAAGCGCACACCGCCTCTGCCTGCCGCCCCTAGCCCCCCAGAGCCCGACGCTGATGGCACCGTCATCGGCCAGTTCCGCCCCCGCATCACGTTGATGACGCTGGGCCGGGGCGAAGGGCTACTGGGCCTCAAGCCTCAGGGCAAGCTGGGCCCCCGAGGCGACAGTGTGACGCTGGCGCAGTTCGACTGGACCTACCGTACCCCGGCTGGCGACCGCTGGGAGACACCCGCCCCCAGCTCCATCCTCAACAGTCGCCCGGCGGAATTTGCAGAGTTGTTCGACACCGGTGGCCCGGTCGTGCGCCTGCAGCGCAACCTGGTGGCCGAGGCCGACGCCATGGACACGGTGTGGGACATGGGCTTTGTGCCGCTGGCGGACGCCACCTTCCAGTGGCGCAGCCAGAAGCAGCGCCCGCATCTGGGCAGCGTGTGGACGCTGCCGCAGGAAGAGCACTTTGGTGACTTCTGGGCCGACCAGGTGCCCCAGCTCCAAGCCCAAGGCTGGACGGTGGTGGTGCAACCGGGCTTTGCGCACGAAAGCGTGGCTGTGGAACGCTGGAAGCTCATCCTCAGCCCTGACACCGGCGAGGTGCTGGGCAAGGAGCTGGCCAGCCCCTTGGTGAAGCCCGCACGCGGCGTGGAAAAATTGGCCTTGCCCGGGCGCGAAGGCGAATGGCTGCTCAGCTTGGGGATTGAGATTGAGGGCGAGACACTGGACCTCGCGCCCATGCTGGCCAACCTCATCAAGCGCGACCCGCGCTGGCTTACCGCCAGCTACCTCGACACGCTGGACGACCTGGCCACCGTGTCGCTGCGCGCGCCGGGCGGCAAGCGCATTGATGCCGAAGCCGGACCGCTCAAAGCCATCGTGGGCGCCATGGTGGATTTGCTGACCGACCCGCAACGCATGGCGCCCAAGGGCCCCTTCCAGCTCGGCGCGTGGGAAGCCCGCCGCATCAACACCCTGCGCGCCTGCTTGCTGGACGCCTCGCGCGTGGGCGCCCACCAAGGCTGGCAACTGGAAGGCGATGTGGGTCTGGCCAGTCTGGCAAAACGGCTGCACACCATAGGTCAGCCCCAGCCCGTGTCGGCGCCTGCCGGCTTGCAAGTGCAACTGCGCCCCTACCAACTCGAAGGCTTGGCTTGGCTGCAATATCTGCGCGCGCAGCACTTGGGCGGCATATTGGCCTGCGATATGGGCTTGGGCAAAACCGCCCAGGCGCTGGCCCATGTGCTGCTGGAGAAACAGGCTGGCAGGCTGGACCGCCCGGTGCTGGTGGTGCTGCCCACTTCGCTGCTGTTCAACTGGCAGGCCGAGGCGAGGCGCATGGCGCCGGATTTGCGGGTGCTGAACCTGCACGGCCCGGACCGCGCCGCCTTGTTTGCCGACATGCCCGCACACGACTTGGTGCTCACCACCTACCCGCTGCTGTGGCGCGACATCGAGGCGCTGGCCGCGCAGCTCTTTCATCTGGTCATTCTGGATGAGGCGCAGATGGTCAAAAACGCGGCCAGCCGCAGCGCCCGCGCCCTGCGCCAGCTGCAAAGCCGCCACCGCCTGTGCCTGACCGGCACGCCGCTGGAAAACCACCTGGGCGAACTCTGGGCACAGTTCGACTGGCTGATGCCCGGCTTTCTGGGCGACCAGCGCAGCTTTGCCGCCCGCTGGCGCAAACCGATTGAAGAAAACGGCGAGACCGTGCGCGCCGCCCTGCTCGCCCAGCGCGTGCGCCCCTTTATCTTGCGCCGCCGCAAGCAAGACGTGGCCACCGAGCTGCCGCCGCGCACCGAAGTCATCCAGCGCGTGCAACTGCAGGGCCGCCAGCGCGAGCTGTACGAAAGCGTGCGCGTGGCAGCCGACAAACAGGTGCGCCGCGTGCTGCAACGGCAGAACTTTGCGGGCGCGCAGATCAGCATCCTCGATGCGCTGCTCAAGCTGCGGCAGGTGTGTTGCGATCCGTTCTTGGTCAAGGGCAGTGAGATCGGGGCCGACATGGAGCGGGCCAAACTCCACGCGCTCATAGACCTTTTGGCCCCGCTGGTCGATGAAGGCCGCCGCGTTCTGGTGTTTTCGCAGTTCACCGAGCTGCTGGAGCTGATTGCCGATGTGCTCTCGGCACTGCGCCTGCCCTTCTTGAGCCTGACCGGCAACACCCGCCCCGCCCAGCGCGGCGAAGTCGTGCAGCGCTTCCAAAGCCTGGACGTGCCGGTGCTGCTGGTCAGCCTGAAAGCCGGCGGCGTCGGGCTCAACCTTACCGCCGCCGACACCGTCATCCACATGGACCCATGGTGGAACCCGGCGGTGGAAGAACAAGCCACCGCCCGCGCCCACCGCATCGGCCAGGACCAGCCGGTGTTCGTCTACAAACTGGTGGTGGAAGGCAGCATCGAAGAACGCATGCTGGAGCTGCAGGCCCGCAAACTCGCGCTGGCCGACAGCGTGCTCGGCCACGACGCCGAAGGCGCTGCCAAGTTTGATGAAGCCGATTTGCAAGCGCTGCTGGCGCCACTGGGCGCGCTCATGGAGCAAGGCCAAACGCCGGAAGCAGCCGCGCGGCGCTGGGGGCGGACGGGGAGCCGCGTGGAAGGCGTTTAG
- a CDS encoding sialic acid TRAP transporter substrate-binding protein SiaP, with product MTFKRISLALAASLVVAAPAFAQTKLKWAHVYEPSEPFHTASVWAAQEIQKRTNGRYQIDVYPASQLGKENDINQGLALGTVDIIISGSSFAAKAFPRIGVTYYPYTFRNVDHLLAYTKSDIYKELTAGYEQKSGNEIIATTYYGTRHTTSNKPIAKCADMKGLKMRVPDVPAYLAMPRACGANTSPIAFAEVYLALQNGTVEAQENPLPTIEAKKFYEVQKHIVLTGHIVDHLNTVVAGALWKKLSDADKKIFTDVALEAAAKASKEVATREGELAAIFRSKGVSVTDVNTNEFRDTVLKNVPFEQFGYQKADWDRIQAIK from the coding sequence ATGACATTCAAACGCATTTCGCTGGCCCTGGCTGCAAGCCTGGTGGTCGCCGCCCCCGCTTTCGCGCAGACCAAGCTCAAATGGGCCCACGTCTACGAGCCCAGTGAGCCGTTCCACACCGCGTCCGTCTGGGCTGCGCAGGAAATCCAGAAGCGCACCAACGGCCGCTACCAGATTGATGTGTACCCCGCCTCGCAGCTGGGCAAGGAAAACGACATCAACCAAGGCCTGGCCTTGGGCACGGTGGACATCATCATCTCGGGCTCCAGCTTTGCGGCCAAGGCTTTCCCCCGCATCGGAGTGACCTACTACCCCTACACCTTCCGCAACGTAGACCACCTGCTGGCCTACACCAAGAGCGACATTTACAAAGAGCTGACCGCCGGCTACGAGCAAAAGAGCGGCAATGAAATCATTGCCACCACCTACTACGGCACCCGCCACACCACCAGCAACAAGCCGATTGCCAAGTGCGCCGACATGAAGGGTCTGAAGATGCGCGTGCCTGACGTGCCCGCCTACCTGGCCATGCCGCGCGCCTGCGGTGCCAACACCTCGCCGATTGCGTTTGCCGAGGTCTACCTCGCACTGCAAAACGGCACGGTCGAAGCCCAGGAGAACCCGCTGCCCACCATCGAAGCCAAGAAGTTCTATGAGGTGCAAAAGCACATCGTGCTGACCGGCCACATCGTGGACCACCTCAACACCGTGGTCGCTGGCGCCTTGTGGAAAAAGCTCTCGGACGCTGACAAGAAAATCTTCACCGATGTGGCCCTCGAAGCCGCTGCCAAAGCCTCCAAGGAAGTGGCTACCCGCGAAGGCGAACTGGCTGCCATCTTCCGCAGCAAAGGCGTGAGCGTGACGGACGTGAACACCAATGAATTCCGCGACACCGTGCTCAAGAACGTGCCTTTCGAGCAGTTCGGCTACCAGAAGGCTGACTGGGACCGCATCCAGGCCATCAAGTAA
- a CDS encoding TRAP transporter large permease, which yields MLLLILSFLGLMLCGLPVAVSMAGGSLIYILVSGTVPDIVLAQRMIAGIESFPLLAVPFFILAGNLMNIAGITSRIYDFAVALVGWMKGGLGQVNIIGSVIFSGMSGTAIADAAGLGSIEIKAMKEHGYSTEFSVGVTAASATLGPIIPPSLPFVIYGMMANVSIGALFVAGILPGLFMTALMMATVAYFARRNGWGGDVAFHWGRLGGATLEILLVLAFPMAVWLAVKAGASVNMATGTAFVALMVLDWRFNFSAVLALMAPVILIGGMTMGWFTPTEAAVAAVIWALFLGLVRYRSMTLRTLAQATFETIETTSSVLFIVTAASIFAWLLTTTQAAQALADWILSITSNKWVFLLLANLLILFVGCFIDTIAAITILVPILIPIVLKLGIDPIQFGIIMTLNLMIGLLHPPLGMVLFVLARISKLSVERTTMAILPWLVPLIVALIAITYVPAITLWLPHQMGLLK from the coding sequence ATGTTGCTACTCATTCTTTCTTTTCTGGGCCTGATGCTCTGTGGCCTGCCGGTGGCGGTGTCCATGGCGGGTGGCTCGTTGATTTACATCCTGGTGTCCGGCACCGTGCCCGACATCGTGTTGGCGCAGCGCATGATTGCCGGCATCGAGTCCTTCCCGCTGCTGGCGGTACCCTTCTTCATTCTGGCCGGCAACCTGATGAACATTGCAGGCATCACCAGCCGCATCTACGATTTTGCGGTAGCCCTGGTGGGTTGGATGAAGGGCGGCCTGGGCCAGGTGAACATCATCGGTTCGGTGATTTTTTCGGGCATGTCCGGCACCGCCATTGCGGATGCCGCCGGCCTGGGTTCGATTGAAATCAAGGCCATGAAAGAGCATGGCTACAGCACCGAGTTTTCGGTGGGGGTGACTGCCGCTTCGGCCACGCTGGGCCCCATCATCCCGCCCTCCCTGCCCTTTGTGATTTACGGAATGATGGCCAACGTGTCCATCGGCGCCTTGTTTGTGGCGGGCATCCTGCCCGGCTTGTTCATGACCGCCCTGATGATGGCCACGGTGGCTTACTTTGCCCGGCGCAACGGCTGGGGCGGTGACGTGGCATTCCACTGGGGGCGCCTGGGTGGCGCAACACTGGAAATCCTGCTGGTTCTGGCCTTCCCGATGGCAGTGTGGTTGGCGGTGAAAGCCGGAGCCTCGGTCAATATGGCTACCGGAACAGCCTTTGTCGCGCTCATGGTGCTGGACTGGCGCTTTAACTTCTCGGCGGTACTGGCGCTGATGGCGCCTGTGATCCTGATCGGCGGCATGACCATGGGCTGGTTCACGCCGACTGAAGCGGCAGTGGCCGCGGTGATCTGGGCGCTGTTTCTGGGTCTGGTGCGCTACCGGTCCATGACCCTTCGCACCCTCGCTCAAGCCACTTTCGAGACGATTGAAACCACTTCCTCGGTGCTCTTCATCGTGACGGCTGCGTCCATCTTTGCCTGGCTGCTGACCACCACACAGGCCGCGCAGGCTTTGGCAGACTGGATTCTGTCCATCACCAGCAACAAGTGGGTGTTCCTGCTGCTGGCGAACTTGCTGATTCTGTTTGTGGGTTGCTTCATCGACACGATTGCCGCCATCACCATCCTCGTGCCCATCCTGATCCCCATCGTGCTGAAACTGGGCATTGACCCCATCCAGTTCGGCATCATCATGACGCTGAACCTGATGATCGGGCTGCTGCATCCGCCGCTGGGCATGGTGTTGTTTGTGCTGGCACGCATTTCCAAGCTGTCGGTCGAGCGGACCACCATGGCCATCCTGCCTTGGCTGGTTCCGTTGATCGTGGCGCTGATTGCCATCACATACGTTCCCGCCATCACGCTGTGGCTGCCGCACCAGATGGGCCTGCTGAAATGA
- a CDS encoding L-idonate 5-dehydrogenase gives MSLACTLNGPLNLSVEHHDTQNPGPGQVRVRLGAGGICGSDLHYYQHGRAGIFAIRAPFVPGHEASGVVDAVGDGVTKVKVGQKVAVNPAHPCGMCPACRAGRSNLCEKMVFLGSAAIFPHIHGFFREHFVMNEAQLTAIDEDVSLGEIACAEPLSVGLHAVRRAGEVLGATVLVTGAGTIGCMSVIAARLAGAGRVIACDPSERAREMALTVGADEALPDASAWRGRVDVALEAAGHPAALAGCLAAVRRGGRVVQVGTLPAEIPFPANDIMSRELDYVGAFRADIEFDWAVQAIRSRRADVRPLISAQLPISQSKAAFDLALDRGRSTKVQLIPG, from the coding sequence ATGAGCCTTGCCTGTACCTTGAATGGCCCGCTGAATCTCAGCGTGGAACACCACGACACCCAGAACCCCGGCCCCGGCCAGGTGCGCGTGCGGCTGGGCGCAGGCGGCATCTGCGGCTCCGACCTGCACTACTACCAGCATGGCCGCGCGGGCATTTTCGCGATCCGCGCGCCCTTTGTGCCGGGGCATGAAGCCTCGGGCGTGGTGGATGCGGTGGGCGACGGGGTTACCAAGGTGAAGGTCGGCCAGAAAGTGGCTGTCAACCCTGCCCACCCCTGCGGCATGTGCCCCGCCTGCCGGGCCGGACGCAGCAACCTGTGCGAAAAGATGGTGTTTCTGGGCAGTGCGGCCATCTTCCCGCACATCCACGGCTTCTTCCGTGAGCACTTTGTGATGAATGAGGCCCAGCTCACCGCCATTGATGAAGATGTGAGCCTGGGCGAGATTGCCTGCGCCGAGCCGCTATCTGTGGGCCTGCATGCTGTGCGCCGCGCGGGCGAAGTGCTGGGTGCCACGGTGCTGGTGACCGGGGCAGGCACCATAGGCTGCATGTCGGTGATTGCTGCGCGCCTGGCCGGTGCAGGCCGTGTGATTGCCTGCGACCCCAGCGAGCGGGCCCGCGAGATGGCGCTGACCGTGGGCGCCGACGAAGCTTTGCCCGATGCATCAGCCTGGAGGGGACGTGTCGATGTGGCGCTGGAAGCCGCCGGCCACCCTGCTGCACTGGCGGGCTGCCTGGCTGCGGTACGCCGCGGCGGACGCGTGGTGCAGGTGGGCACCCTGCCCGCAGAGATTCCTTTTCCGGCCAACGACATCATGTCGCGCGAGCTGGACTACGTGGGCGCCTTCCGCGCCGATATCGAATTCGACTGGGCCGTACAGGCCATTCGCAGCCGGCGGGCCGATGTGCGCCCGCTCATCAGCGCCCAGTTGCCGATCAGCCAATCGAAAGCGGCCTTCGATCTGGCATTGGACAGAGGCCGCAGTACCAAAGTGCAGTTGATTCCCGGCTGA
- a CDS encoding MarR family winged helix-turn-helix transcriptional regulator, with translation MSDSQSTTHPAVTASIPLQAEPGHLIRRAHQLAVGTFAKTHGKQITPVQYAVLRALQDTPGMDQVTLADRVALDTSTTADIAARLDAKGWIVRELMPRRQRALRLTPEGEAVLAEMLPRVAPMYGQLLDALEPAEREEFLRLLRKFVHLNTPAPEDDADMPDQPSDSA, from the coding sequence ATGTCTGATTCGCAGTCCACCACTCACCCAGCCGTTACCGCTTCCATCCCCCTGCAAGCTGAACCCGGCCATCTGATCCGGCGAGCGCACCAATTGGCGGTGGGCACGTTTGCCAAGACGCATGGCAAGCAGATCACGCCGGTGCAATACGCAGTGTTGCGCGCGCTGCAGGATACGCCGGGCATGGACCAGGTGACGCTGGCGGACCGGGTGGCGCTGGATACATCGACCACTGCCGACATTGCTGCGCGGCTGGATGCCAAGGGCTGGATCGTGCGGGAGCTGATGCCTCGCCGCCAGCGCGCGCTGCGCCTCACGCCTGAGGGCGAGGCGGTGCTGGCCGAGATGCTTCCGCGCGTGGCACCCATGTACGGGCAATTGCTGGACGCCCTTGAGCCCGCCGAGCGCGAGGAGTTTTTGCGCCTGCTGCGCAAGTTTGTGCACTTGAACACGCCAGCCCCCGAGGACGATGCCGATATGCCGGACCAGCCGTCCGACAGCGCATAG
- a CDS encoding PDR/VanB family oxidoreductase: MSGPTQPPVSTPATLQVKVAAKRTEAQDICSLELVATDGGALPAFTAGAHIDVHLPNGLVRQYSLSNAPSETKRYVIGVLRDAASRGGSTAVHDLVAEGSTLTISTPRNLFPLESAAPHHLLLAGGIGITPMLAMAEHLAATGGAFTLHHCSRSRARTAFVDRLAAAPFAAHTHHHFDDGDAAQKLDIAATLQSAPAGTHLYVCGPQGFMDAVLSAGRAAGWPEEHLHREYFGAAPTAKADDGSFELQIASTGKVIKVLPDQTALEALHAGGIDIPMSCEQGVCGTCLTRVKAGTPDHRDQYLLPEEQAANDQFLPCCSRSKSARLVLDL; encoded by the coding sequence ATGAGCGGGCCCACCCAGCCCCCTGTGAGCACGCCTGCAACGTTGCAGGTCAAGGTAGCGGCCAAGCGCACCGAAGCGCAAGACATCTGCAGCCTGGAGCTGGTGGCAACAGACGGTGGCGCCCTGCCCGCTTTCACCGCCGGCGCGCACATTGATGTGCACCTGCCCAATGGGCTGGTGCGCCAGTACTCGCTGAGCAACGCGCCCAGTGAAACGAAGCGCTATGTGATTGGCGTGCTGCGCGATGCGGCGTCGCGCGGCGGCTCCACCGCCGTGCACGACCTGGTGGCCGAGGGCAGCACGCTCACCATCAGCACCCCGCGCAACCTGTTCCCCCTGGAGAGCGCGGCGCCCCACCACCTGCTGCTGGCCGGTGGCATAGGCATCACACCCATGCTGGCGATGGCGGAACACCTGGCGGCGACCGGTGGTGCTTTCACCCTGCACCACTGCAGCCGCAGCCGTGCACGCACGGCCTTTGTGGACCGGCTGGCTGCAGCGCCGTTTGCAGCACACACCCACCACCACTTTGACGATGGCGATGCGGCCCAAAAGCTGGACATTGCCGCCACCCTGCAAAGCGCCCCGGCAGGCACCCACTTGTATGTGTGCGGTCCGCAAGGCTTTATGGACGCGGTGCTCAGCGCAGGCCGCGCCGCCGGCTGGCCGGAGGAGCACTTGCATCGCGAGTACTTTGGTGCAGCGCCCACCGCCAAAGCCGACGACGGCAGCTTTGAGCTGCAGATAGCCAGCACCGGCAAGGTCATCAAGGTGCTGCCCGACCAGACGGCACTGGAAGCGCTGCATGCAGGCGGTATCGATATCCCCATGTCGTGCGAACAAGGCGTGTGCGGCACCTGCCTCACCCGCGTCAAAGCCGGCACGCCTGACCACCGCGACCAATACCTCCTGCCCGAAGAACAGGCTGCGAACGACCAGTTTCTGCCCTGCTGCTCCCGGTCGAAAAGCGCGCGTTTGGTGCTGGATTTGTAG